The Desulfurococcaceae archaeon DNA window ACCTCTCTAGAACCGATTTCGAGACGCGTTGGCACTCCCTTCATTTCCCAGAAATAGTACTTCCACCCAGGTGTATGTTCGGGGTCTTTATCTAAGAACACCCTGACATTCCTGCTCTCAAGATAACCCCTTATCTTTTCAGCGTAACCTAGCACTTCATTGTCATCCGGTTTAGCGATAGGCACTATAACAACTTGTATGGGCGCGATTTCAGGCGGGAAAAAGAGTCCGACGCTATCTCCGTGTACGGCGATCACGGCGCCGAGAACCCTCTCGCTGACACCGTAACACGTCTGGTAGACGTACTTAGTGCTACCGTCCGTATCCATAAACTTTATATCAAATGCCTTGGCGAAGCGCTGTCCCAGGTTAATTACACTACCTAGTTCTAGCCCCTTACCGTCAGGCATCACGGTTATGAAGTCATAGTTGTACTCTGCACCTGCAAAGGTGTCCCACGGCGGCGTCTTGACTATGAAGTAAGGTAAGAGTAGCCTGTCAAAGAACTCCTTGTAGATGCTTGTTGCTTCCCCAATCTGCTTCTCAGCCTCTTCCATAGTTGCGTGCGCCGTGTGGGCCTCTATGAACCCCATAATTTCCCTAACTCTCAGTATTGGGTGCGTCATTTTCGTTTCATAACGGAAAATGTTTACTGCTTGGTACATCTTCAGTGGTAGATCCTTGCGCCCTCTGATCCAAAGGCTCCACATGTAGTACATCACGGTTTCACTTGTAGGCCTTATGAAGAACCTTTCACTAAACTTCTTCGTGCCTGTACCCTCCACTGAAAAGCTTTCTCCACCAAACCCTTCTAAAAAGTCCTTCTCCTTCGCGAAAATGGATTCGGGTATTAAAGCCGGAAAGTATGCTTCCTGGTGACCGGTCTTTTCAAGTAGCTCGATAAGTATTCTTTGAGTAAACCTAAGCGCCTTTAACCCGTAGGGCCGCCAAACAATCATGCCTTTAACGGGGTACCTTATATCGACTATATCTGCTTCCCTCAGAACGGCGTGATACCACTCATCAAATTTCTCGTACTTGTCTATTCCGATCGCTTTCTTCGCCAAGTTCAATACACCTCGCTATTTGAAGCATGCAAATCGCTTTACTGATTTCATTATCTACAACGGTCTTTAAACTTTTAACTAAGTACTCCACGTACAAATTCGAGAAAGTTTCTTTGAACCCGTGCATTAGCCTTAGAAACCTATAACCCTGCCCGTCACCCACCAGCACTTCACCATTACACGTGGAAGTGATCTCCTCGAGAACGCTCAGCGTGCTTCGGGATAACCCAGCAAAGAGGGATGAGTGTACGTATACTCTAAAAGGACGGGTACAGGCTAGTTCTACCAGGGAGTACGCTGACCTGGTTGTGATCCTCAAGCCGTTAATCACGCCGTGAAACCTAGCGATATCGGTTAACCGCGTAACTTCCTTGCGTAGTTCTAGTCCTTGTTCGTCGACGGCATTTAAGATACGCCTCCACGTGAGCCTGATCCAGTCTTCGGAGGGTTTCACGTTCTTCAGTAGCATTGAAATCACGTTATTTGCTTTCACCAGTACTCCTTGCTTTTCCTGGTTATAACCAAGACCGTGAGTGGAATTGCGGTATAGTAGTGAATTCGGGGTCATCAATGTGAGTGCTGGAATCCCCATTTCCATGTAGGGGTGGCTTTCCAGGAGGAAGTGGTTGTAATTGACCGGTACATGCAGATCTTCAACATACTTGCTCAATATGGGATGCGCAGCAACTACGAGTTCTCCGTTAGATTGAAGCGGTCCTAGCGCGATCGCGTACAGCACTCGTTCAAGCACCCCTTTGCCTTTAAGCACTCTGAGTAAGTATCTCTCCCCCCACGTGTAGTGGTACTCGGTGAGGTCGAGGTCTCCCACCTCTCTCGCTGTGTACGAGATCATCGTTACGTTCACCGGAAGCTCCTGCCCCTTTAATTGCTTCGCCATTGAAAGTAGCATGTTCGTGGAGGTCATTTCAATGCCACCTATTATCGTGTCATGGTGAGATGTTATGTGGACTTCCAGCTCACTGTTGCCGTTTACGCCCGCCACAACCACTCGAGCTGTACCTCTCGCAATATTGGACTCCGCCTCTACATCCACGTAACTTGTAGAAATGAGCTTCGCCACTTCGAGGTCAACGCACAGGACCGGAACGCTCGGAGGCGTTGTAGGCAAGTAAGTGTAGCCGGGCGTGCCTAGTGCTACATCTGCCTTCAAAAGCCCACTTCTGGGGGTCACCAAGGCCACCGCAACGGGATTCTTCCTGCTGAGCAGGTAGACCGCTAACCTGAGCTCTTCATTTCTTCCAGGGTAGTTTATGAGAACGAATTTCCCCTCAATATTGGCTTCCAGCAACCCGTTGAGATCCCCGGACACTACGTTACCAGGCCTAACGCTCAACTTCGCAGGAGGGCTGTAAGGTAGTAGCACGCACGGTAACTCTTTACCATCCGCGATGACGGTGCATCTCCAGTTCCACGCATAGACCGGGACATCCACCACACTGACGTAGTCTGCAATACTGCGTAACGTACTTACAATGTGTTCAACGGCGCGTTTCTCAGCGCCGCTACCAGGCAGTATACTTTGTAATTGCAAACCGCCATCCCCCTTCTACTACTTGGCTTATATAAGCTGATTAACCGTTAAGTACACTGATGTCACGGTCTGTAATTCGTCACTAGAAACGTGGGGTTCCGGTTCTATGGCTAAACTGGTGGAGTTCGATAAGGTAAAGGACTTGGAAAATTTCATAAGGAAGCTTGGCGAAGCCGGTTACGTAGTCGAGCGCGGACCCCACGCTGTTTTGGAGGACCATAGCGAGATCACGACGTTGAAGGTGTACATGAACGGTAGAATGGTCGCGTACGTTGTCGCCCATTACATTACCCAGTACTACAGGGCCGTCGTGAGCGAGAGCTACAGTGATGATCAGGCATTTCTGAGTAAGCTATTCGAGATAAAGTACTCTGGGGAGAGGTGGAGCATCCCCGTTAACCCGGTTTACATAATCGTGTTCGAGGAGGGGCTAATGAGCACGCTAGAAAAATACGAAGACCTGTACCCCGTTCAGGATGGTGAAGGCCTGGTAGAGGCCTATAGGTCTAAGAACCCTAACTACAAGGTTATACCTAGAATCGTCGTGGCGAGACTTGTGAACCTCTCGTAGCTCAGCCCACTGTTACGCCTTCAATGCGCTCTCCCACCGCTTTTCCGCAGTACGGGCAGAATAGCGCGTCTAGCTGTATAGGCCTATTACACGCGGGGCAGGGTTTTGACCTGGTTATTGAGCCCCCGATTTTCTCCTCGTACTCACGCTTAATGTCATCTATGGTTATGTGAAGGTAGACTTGCGTAGTCCTAATGTCGCTGTGCCCTAGTAGCCTCTGGAGACTGGCTAGGCTCATGCCTCGCCTGATAGCTATAGTGGCAAAGGTGTGCCTAAGTACGTGCGGCCTAGTCTTAGAGGGGTCTACGCCTGCCCTCTTCGCCAGCCTTTTCAGCTTCTTGTAGAGTGCACTGTAGGATATCTTAAACAACCTGTCTCCAGGCTGGAGCCCGTTAAGTTTGATCCACGCACCTAGATATTCGAATACCTCGAGAGGGGCTGTTACGAGCCGTTCTTTACCGTACTTAGCTGACCGTACTCTTATGATCTGCTTACCGAGGTCTACATCCTCGACCTTTAGGTTGAGCAACTCTCTACTCCGAAGGCCCGTTGTCACGAGAAGGCTAACTATTAACTTGTCCACCGGCTTGCTGGCCGCGGCAAGCAATGCACCGACTTCCTCCTCGCTTAGGGCATCTACGCGGGCTGGCAACTTCTTAGTACCCAGCACTCTTATCCGCAAACCAAGCCACTTGAAAAACCTTCTCAACAGTACACTGTAATAGTGGAGCGTTACCTGCCACTTGTACTTATCACTAGTCTTAGCTCCTGTGAACCCGTTAGCTAGCCTTTCATTCCTCCACGCGATGACGTCTCTCACGGTGACCTCTCGGAGGGGTTTATTACGTGTAAAGGACATGAAATCCCTTATCGCGGCCATGTACGATTTAATGGTCTCTCTGGATGCGCCAGCAGCCCGTAAAGTGGACTCGAACTCCTTCAGTATGTCCTCATTACTTAGTTCCAGTACGCCGTCCGGCGCCTCGCCTAGATCGAGTTTCGGCACTAATGCCCCTTCGAGTAAATTGCTCATGTGGTTGCTTTAAAAGAGCGAAGCTTAAAGCATGGACTAAAAAGCTTTGTTTAGAGGAGTGACTGCATTTTCTCGCGGATAAGTAGTTCCGCCTGATCTCTTGGTAACTCCACGGGGGTGACTTTCTCTAGTTCTCCCACAACCCTGCTCGGCTCCTCGGCGAACATTCCAACTCTACCTCGGGACCTCGCGGTGTACCTTCTAGATACACCGCCGTAAACGACGATCGCGTCGATTAGCACCTCATCACCACTAGGAGATATTGTAACTATACCTATGGACTGCCCTTCTCTACTCGTCAGCTTTACGAGCACGCCTCCATCTATTGTTTCGCCTATCACATCCGCCGAACCCACAATGTCTGAGAGCTTTACGAGCCCCGGTTGAATGGCTGGTGGAGGAGGTATCGGTGGGGGCCCAATAGCTTCTTCGGCTTTTTCCTCCGGTACTTCGAAGGCCTTTACAGCTTCCTCTACCGCTTTGGGGGCTAATCTAAACGTCTCTAGTATGTGGCTAAGCCTGTTCCTCACAATGTCGTAAACAGCTCTCGTAACCTGCTCATCAGGCACCCTCTTAAAGGCCTCTACCCGTAGCGAGTTGTAATCCCACACAATCCTCCTATTGTGCGGATCTAGCGAATAGTTTATTCTCACCCTGACCACGTCACCCTTATCAATCTTCAGCTCGTTGACGAGAATATTGAATAAAACCACGTTTAGTTCAGCTGAGGCACGCGCGATCTCCTTAGTGAACTCCTTGTCCTGTTTAACGACATCTCTCAGCTGAGCAAACAGCGTTCTCCTGATCTTGCCGGAGTACGCTCCCGCTATTACTAGCCCACTACTCAGCTCTTTCGCCTCGGCTTGAGGATCCGCGCCCAAGAATTTTTCACCAATACTAACAGTAGTTAAGCCCATCTATATAAAGTTGCAAAACGCCAAGTAGCGACGTAGGTGGTAATGGTAACGCCCACGGGGAGCGGAATTAAATGCTATAAGATAAATGATAAAATAGAACTTAACAATCATGTCTACTGGGAGGGCGGTTTTTGTGAAACGTGAAGTCATGTACTCCGGTATCGTTATTAGTTTCGAGTATGATGATCGCGGAGAGCTACTGCTGTACATGTATGGCGAGGTAGAAGGGGAGGAAAGGTATTTTTACGTCAAGCCGGGGAGTGAGGAGGCGGAGAATTTCTTAAAGCTGGGTGTTGGGCAGAGCATTAAAGGTAAGGGTACAGTTATCTCGAAAGATCCACTCATAGTTTCCAGTTACTAGCGTGGTGGAGATCGTGAAACTCCTTCTAAAGCCTCCTAGAATAAAAGTTTTAGAAGCGGCCGGAGCTATAGGCGACGGTCGCATACTGATAGTTTCGAATAGCAAAGCCATCGTGAGATCCAGCATGGGTGACCGCGAGTACAAGGTAGTCCTGGTCCCCGGAGACTCCGGGGCGTATAGAGTTTATAGTAACGATAATGGAACTATTCACAGGGGGTACGTGGGATATCCAGTACTTGCATTCATGATGAAAACGGGGATTCTCCCAGTGGACAACGACGTGGTCAGGGCCATGACCAACATTCCGTGGAAAGAGCTCAATGAGAGGTACCAAAAGTACTCTATAGTTGAGAGCATCGTGATATCGAGAGCTGAGAAATTAGGCGTGTCTAGGAACATCATAGACGACTACATCAACATAGTTTTCAAAAAACTCGGGCTAATGAAAGTGTATTTTGACGAATCACTAGCCTACACCTAACGTCACCTTGCCCTTAACAACTTTGAGGTAACCTCTTCTAGCTAGCGCGATCAGGATCATTCTCGCACGGTTTTTATCCACACCTAGCTCTTTTGAAACCACCAAAACAGCGTCTTTTACCCTCATTTCGCCGTAGGTTACCAGGGCGTTCTTCAAGGCGTCGTACGCTTTACCGTAAATACCTGGCGGGGATCCCACTACCCTAATGCGGCCTAGCTCCAGCACGATCCTGGCACTTATGCTCCTCTCGTAGCACGTTAACGCGTACTCACTAGTTCCCGGTATGCGGTTCAAGTGATACTTCACATAATCGCCCAGCCTACGTACCCCAAAGTACCTGGTAAAGACCACTACGTTCATTGCTTTGCAATGCGTTAACCCGCGAAGGCTTCTCGGCATGTACGCTACCACCAGGGCACTTGCATCGATACACGCGTTCTCGAGGTCACTCGTGACCGTAATTCTCTCGATCAGCTCTAACGGTGCGTAACGTTCGAGGTACCCGCGCTCATCCACGACTAAGACCCTTAAGCCGCGGTTAAGGGCTATTGAAATTAGAGTAAACGCGAATTTAAGCATGGCGTTTAAACTACGCGATATTATAATGCTTTTTTCGCATAAAACCTGCTCTAATATGTCCACCGTCTCTGGCATGAATGCCCCTCAACGGCAGTCTAACTAATAATGCATGTAGAGTAGTTAATTAGATTGGGGTGTGGGCGTGTTAGACGCGTACCTCAAGTGGACCGTGCAAGTAAAGCAGGCGATCGCTCTTTGGGGGGCATATACCGTGAAGGGGGCGTTCGACGAAGTGGTTGTAGCCGGTATGGGTGGTAGTGGAATCGTTGGCGACTACTTACAGGTACTCTCAACGGCGAGCGGCACTATACCCGTTTACGTCGTCAAGTCGCACACCGTTCCAGGCTTTATTGACAGGGGTACCTTATTTATCGCAGTAAGCTATAGTGGCGACACACTCGAAACCGTTCTCGCACTTAGGCATGCCCTTAGAAAACGCGTAACAGCTATAACGGTCTCGAGCGGTGGCGCGCTTCGAGAGGAAGCTCTAAAAAACAACTTGCTTCACATACCGCTACCCCAAGGCCTCCTACCTCGAGTGTCACTGCCCGCAATGCTCTACAGCGTTCTTGGAGTACTCGATGCCAGCGGCTACCCCGTGGTCCCGAAAGGTGAGGCAAGTGCCAGCGTAGAGTTCTTGGAGGAGTACATGGATGAGTGTGTGGAGGTGTCGGAAAACCTGGCTAACTGGCTCTTCGTAGACGTTGTCCTCGGGTCAAGGTTACCGGTTATAGCGTCTCACAGCCCATTAGAGGCACTCGCTATTAGAGGTAAAAACGAGTTTAACGAGAACAGCAAGCTCGTAGTTAAAGTAGACGTGGCCCCGGAGTGGATGCACAACGACATTGTAGGCTACGAGAAGCCGGTTTACAGGAAATACGGGGTACTGGAAATCGTAGATCCCGAGAACACCGTTGGGGTGAAACTCGTAAACTTCATGGAGAGGGTCTACTCGGAAAACAACGCCGTTTACTTTAGGCTCGAACTACGCGGTAGGAACATGCTAGAAAAGCTAATGTATGGAAGCCTGATTCTAGGACTTGCAAGTGTAAAGCTGGCAGAAAGGCGTTTACTTGATCCGGCCGAGACGAAAAGCATATTGCTGTACAAGAGGTCCGTAAGGGAGATCTTCTCCGAATAGTGTTTTACGACATCAGTATTAAAACCCTCGATACGAAAGAAGATTACTGGACTAAGGGGCCGTCGTCTAGCCTGGCTAGGATGCGGGGCTTGGGCCCCCGTGACCCGGGGTTCAAATCCCCGCGGCCCCATTGTAAGGTGTTGAGCTCGCCTTCCCATCCCGGTTGAGGACTTTGCAATCCGCCCTCTCATGCAGGTTAGAGGGATAAAAGAATTTGCGCGAGGTTTAAACTCTAACCGAAGTGAAGACTATTCTGGCCACTAGGTAACCTTCATCTACATGGTATTCAACACTACTTATTTTAGCTTCAACTCCGAGGCCTTTAAGTATATAAATGAGGTCTTCGACCCAGTCGATCACACCGCACGTTAGGCAAAAGGAGCCTTCAAACCTCACGATAGCCTCGTTGTCCTCGACTTTTTCTAGACGGCATTGAGCTTCCGCTCCTCTATACCTATTGTACGCCTCTATCGCATCAATTAGTAGTTCTTCGAGGTCCTGCCCACTCATTGCACCACCTACGCAACACGCAAGTACCCCGTTCTCATTTAATGTAAACGGCGTTAAAGCCTCTGCTTAGAATGCTTTAAGTGCCTTATTTACACCTATGGAGAACAGCCGGTACTGGTAGTTAATAGAATTGAGAGACCGCCGAGCGCTGGCTTTCGGTGTTAGTGCTTAATAGTGATGCCCCACCATTAAGTACTTGCCTCGACACCTGGTAGTCCGTGAAGGGCTTCGCGGATACTTAACTCGAATTGCATTCTAGGCGTACACGGATGTTCAAGTAGGTAAATGGCGATACTTAAATTACCACGCAAACTACATTATTACTGGGGTGTAGTTAGATGGATCAGGAGATTCTAGAGGCGTTGAATAAGCAGTTAAACCAGGAGCTCAGGAACGCGTACTTTTACCTGGCAATGGCGGCCCACTTCGATCACGCATCACTGAGCGGTTTCGCTCATTACTTCAAAGTACAGGCCCGTGAAGAGCTGGAACACGCCATGAAGATCTACGAGTATGTAAATGCGAGGGGAGCACGCGTAGAGTTACAAGACGTGACGGTAGCGAAAAAGGAGTGGAACAGCGTCTCAGAGGCGGTCAGGGACTTCTACGAGGCGGAGAGAGCGAACACACAAAGAATATGGAACCTGGTGGACTTAGCTAGGAGGCATGGAGATAAGGCAACGGAGGCGTTCTTGCAGTGGTTTGTGAATGAGCAGGTTGAGGAGGAGGAGCAAGCACTCGATCTGCTGAACAAGGTTGAAATGATCAAAGACAACGTTGCCGCATTACTAGCACTAGATAAGGTCTTATCCGAGAGGAAATGAGACTACTAGAGTTCAAGTGCTTTTTAGCCCCTTTTCATACCCCAAAGGCGCTCCATAAAGCTAACCGTAGTAGGCGTCTAGCACAAGCATTAGTATAAGCCCCACCATTAAACCCGCAGTAAACCGTATTTCTCTCCCCTCTTCATGGGTTTCTGGTATAATTTCGTGGCTTACAACATACATCATTGCCCCGGCAGCAAACGATAACATGTATGGAAGAAGTCCTCTGAAAGTGGTGACTAGCATTGCAGCGCCCGCTGCCGCTACCGGCTCTACGACTCCGCTAAGCATTACTAGGACTATAGCCTGCTTGAGGTCTCTTTTAAGAGAAATTAAGGGAAGGACTGTGGCTAGCCCTTCGGGCATGTTCTGTATGCCTATAGCTATGGCGAGTAAAACACCGCCCCTAGTAGACTCAACCATGGCTGCTCCTACGGCTGCGCCTTCGGGAATGTTATGAATTATCATTGCAAACGCGATGAGCCAGGCTACTTTTAGCTTCCTTTTAAGCTTCTCGGGGCCCTCATACCCCCTGGTCACGTGTTCGTGCGGCAATAGGCTGTTTACGATGTGAACGACCAACGCACCTACGAGGAAGCCGGCTGTAGCTGGGATCACTCCTCCTACCTCTAAAGCAGGCATCAGCAAGGAAGTAAAGGAAGCCGAGATCATGGTGCCCGCCGCAAAGCCCATACCATATGCTAGTGTTTTCTCGCGTACTCCAATCCCCACAAGGGCTGGGAGCGCGCCGCCGACTGTGAGTAGGAAGCCTATACACGCCGCTAAAAACGCTTGAACTACTAGCGAGGTCGTTATCTCCTGAATGCCCGCGACGAGTAGGTCTACCGGGCCCAATAGTAGCTGCCACCTACTGACCGGGAGATACCTGCTTAAGAACAAAATAAAAATGGGGTGCGTTCATGATGCTGGTTGCTAGCCACCTGGCGCCCCGTGCCAGGGGCTCTCCTTCCAGATCATTTGCCATAGTAGCTCTTCTGTAAGGGTTTCAGCCTCGGCTATATTGCCCTTAATGCTTAGTAGTAGCTTGTGATGCCTAGTCTCATCGTCTACTATCGCTGAGACCAGCAACTTTATCCTGGGGTCTCCACTTGATGATAGAATGTCCTTAGCCTTTTCAAGCATTTTCATCTCCGTTTCTATGTGCTTGCCCATTACTTCGGCAATTTCACCATACTCCTTTTCGCTAATGAATGGCTGCGTTTTTATTATTAGCTCTGTCATAGCTTTATACATCAATGCGTGCTTTTCAGAGTCCTTGGCGATGCTTTCGAGCAGGGCCCTCAGTGCGGGGTGTTTGATCGATTGAGCCAGCTTTTCAAGTTCCCTGGCGTACGTCTCTTCGAGCTGTGCGAGTTCGAGCAGTTCTCTAATGTCCACTTCGCACAACCTCCATTACGACTATCCCGTCGGGATTTCTAACCCTCACAGCCATCGTTGACCAGAGCCTAAATGCGTGGTAACCATCTTCTGGGCCGAGATAATCCACCTCGGCATCACCCCCATAGACAACATCTAGCACATCTGGCGTAGCCGAGATGACTAATGCCTTATCCTCCGGCACACCGCCGAAGACTACAACCTCGTCTACGAGCATCTTAATCCTTTCGAGATCCGTTACGCCGGTTTTCTCGCTAACGGCAAGTAGCTTGACGTAACGCGCTTGATTAATAATTAGCATGTAGGGTCGCCTGAAACCGCGTACTACGAGCTCTGACACCGCTTTAGCGATGTCCACTACGGATGCGCCTGGATCATCCCACGTACCTAGTGGTAGCCTTATCTTGCCTTCTCTCAGCAGAGTCTCAGTTACAGCCCTGTCCTCTTCGGTTGCTAGGCTTAGGGCAGCGCCAATGGCACCCGGCATCTCGATGTGCTGCCCTGTCTTAGCCGAGTAGTCTACTGCTCGCTGGGAGATTATAAATCGGTGGCTTATCTCGCAGAGTGGGATGATCGCTCTCTCGAGTTTTTCACCGGCACGCTCCACTGAAACGGAGTCCGCGCCTCGTCCAATCAAGGTTGTAGGTAGCTTCTTAGTTAATACTCTCGCGGAGCCCGTTAGCTTCTTAACCTCGCGCACAACAGTCTCTTCAAAACCACCGTTTCTACTAGGGCTATTCGCTGTCGAGCCGTTTCCAGGACCAGGTGCCTTTACTCCTGCCAGCTCTTTGACTTCTTCCTCGCCCTTCCTTAACTCCTCTACCTGCTCGGGATCGAGGTGTTTAAGTAAAGCTAAGAATTCACCAACGTGCGTTTTCTCCTCGCGAGCTATGTCCTCAAAAACCTTCTTAAACCTCTCATCGTCTACCGCCCTAGATAGCTGAAGGTAGAGGTTGATGGCGTCTAGCTCCGCGATGATTGAAAGCCTTAAGGCTTCCGCAACCTCTTCCCTAGAGAGCTTTTTACCGGGAACCAGGTCCAGGGGGTTCTTGGACATCAAGGCCGTTCACCAGCATTCGTGGAGGTGTGCCTCTTTAACCCCACTTGCCTTTTTTCAAGTGGGCTTCTAGCTCGGCCATGATCTTCTGAATGGCCACCGTGGCGAATTCCTTCTCCTCGCCCGCGATCTTCACGCATGCTGGGTCTAAGTTATCCTGGGCTATTTCCTCGGCCACGTTAAGTAGTTCCCTAAGAAGCGTCAAGGCCTTCATGTGAAGATAGTTTGATCTCCTGGACCTCGTGATGAGTTCCGCTTCTTTTTCTGAAAGTTGCTTGAATTGCTCCTTGGGGGCGCCGCACTTGGGGCATTTATCCGGTGGTTGTGGACCTTCAAAGACGTATCCACAAATCTGGCATTTCCAGAAAGGCACGTCATTTCACCTCAAAGATTATATAATACGGGGCACTTTAAAAACTTAACTGTTTAAAACGCGAACACGCTGTGATCATTTGTAAATTCTTAGCTTACTGTTAGCTATTCACGTTAGGTTGGCCTGTTTATAAACCCACGAAAACCAGCACAGGGGCGTTCTTTATATTAGGCGCATTACTAGTGTCCCAGGGAGCACCTCCGTCTCTGGCGCCTCAAGCAACTTCAGTCTCTACTGGTTTGTAGTGCTTGATGAATGTAGCGGAAGCGTTCATAAGTGCTACTGTATAGATCGGTGTGTGAAGACTACTCGATGGGGGTGAGAGCCCCGTAGAAGAGGTGTGGGCTCTCCTCGAGAACAGACCAAGGTGCGGAGTGTCAGGGGTCGCCCCGAACGCCTTTAAGGGTGATGCAACCCCGAGACCGATGCAGGGGAACAAAAACGAGGCGAGGAAATCAACCCGTATGAACTAGCATTAGAGCTGAACCCCTCTCGAAGTAGCACTCCACTATGAGAAGAGGTACCCATCCTGCTACCCCGAGGTGATACGAGAAGAAAGTGAATAAAGTAGCTTAGATACGAAGCTAGTGAAGCTGGACGGGCAAGACTACATGCTTGGTGGAAATTTTATTAGGAGATCCGCTTTATTTCGGATCTGTGGTCTAGGTGAGTACATGAAGAAACCTAGCAAAATGCCGCTAGGGGTTTTATTGGCTGCCCTGGTCTTCGTAGTCTTTGCCGTTACCGTTATTCTGGTTTTACCATCGCCACCTACCCCCGCTGGGGTCCGTGTTGAGGGGAAAGGCTTTGAGAGATACAGTGATTTTCTCGTTTATACAGCGGATATCTATGTAGGTGGAGAAGATGCTGGGACTATCTACGTTCGCATACCCCTTTACTACGGGACACGCCTACCACTTCTTATCTCCATTTCACACATCGACGACTCTACAATTAAGAGTTTGAGAATAGAGTTCGAGCCGCCACGAGAAGTGTCCCTGGAATTAGCTTGGCTACATACTACCATGAAATACCCTGTGAGGTACTATCAGGACGGCTGGAAAATCGTGTGGGAGTGTGATAGCATGGACATGCCCGCCACGTTGACCCTCGAGTTCGTACCACTCCACCCCAGGCCAGACTACTTCATGAGAACTACGATAACCCTGACTATGAACCTCAGCTACAAGGGCACTATTACCAGCGTTACCCATGTTGTACCGATTAGATATTAGTGGCGTGCAGGCCCTGATCCTGGATGGTAATGGGTTTCGAGGTCAGAGCCTCTAACTCGTATTCCCTAGGAAGTTACGAGAGTCGTTGCGGAACTCTCACGCCCTAAAGGATAATGATATTATTAAATCCCGGTACCTA harbors:
- the proS gene encoding proline--tRNA ligase — its product is MAKKAIGIDKYEKFDEWYHAVLREADIVDIRYPVKGMIVWRPYGLKALRFTQRILIELLEKTGHQEAYFPALIPESIFAKEKDFLEGFGGESFSVEGTGTKKFSERFFIRPTSETVMYYMWSLWIRGRKDLPLKMYQAVNIFRYETKMTHPILRVREIMGFIEAHTAHATMEEAEKQIGEATSIYKEFFDRLLLPYFIVKTPPWDTFAGAEYNYDFITVMPDGKGLELGSVINLGQRFAKAFDIKFMDTDGSTKYVYQTCYGVSERVLGAVIAVHGDSVGLFFPPEIAPIQVVIVPIAKPDDNEVLGYAEKIRGYLESRNVRVFLDKDPEHTPGWKYYFWEMKGVPTRLEIGSREVETNTVTVARRDGGPKITVKVEELLNTLHLVWREINDSLRQRALEHLKRFTYIAENCNQPLREFKGLIIAPWDGSKKDADELEKAFGKDVLGEIVESPITLSSTSNYTTCSGGKADRLALLGITY
- a CDS encoding tyrosine-type recombinase/integrase, whose translation is MSNLLEGALVPKLDLGEAPDGVLELSNEDILKEFESTLRAAGASRETIKSYMAAIRDFMSFTRNKPLREVTVRDVIAWRNERLANGFTGAKTSDKYKWQVTLHYYSVLLRRFFKWLGLRIRVLGTKKLPARVDALSEEEVGALLAAASKPVDKLIVSLLVTTGLRSRELLNLKVEDVDLGKQIIRVRSAKYGKERLVTAPLEVFEYLGAWIKLNGLQPGDRLFKISYSALYKKLKRLAKRAGVDPSKTRPHVLRHTFATIAIRRGMSLASLQRLLGHSDIRTTQVYLHITIDDIKREYEEKIGGSITRSKPCPACNRPIQLDALFCPYCGKAVGERIEGVTVG
- a CDS encoding DUF2258 domain-containing protein → MGADPQAEAKELSSGLVIAGAYSGKIRRTLFAQLRDVVKQDKEFTKEIARASAELNVVLFNILVNELKIDKGDVVRVRINYSLDPHNRRIVWDYNSLRVEAFKRVPDEQVTRAVYDIVRNRLSHILETFRLAPKAVEEAVKAFEVPEEKAEEAIGPPPIPPPPAIQPGLVKLSDIVGSADVIGETIDGGVLVKLTSREGQSIGIVTISPSGDEVLIDAIVVYGGVSRRYTARSRGRVGMFAEEPSRVVGELEKVTPVELPRDQAELLIREKMQSLL
- a CDS encoding SIS domain-containing protein; the encoded protein is MGVLDAYLKWTVQVKQAIALWGAYTVKGAFDEVVVAGMGGSGIVGDYLQVLSTASGTIPVYVVKSHTVPGFIDRGTLFIAVSYSGDTLETVLALRHALRKRVTAITVSSGGALREEALKNNLLHIPLPQGLLPRVSLPAMLYSVLGVLDASGYPVVPKGEASASVEFLEEYMDECVEVSENLANWLFVDVVLGSRLPVIASHSPLEALAIRGKNEFNENSKLVVKVDVAPEWMHNDIVGYEKPVYRKYGVLEIVDPENTVGVKLVNFMERVYSENNAVYFRLELRGRNMLEKLMYGSLILGLASVKLAERRLLDPAETKSILLYKRSVREIFSE
- a CDS encoding ferritin, with amino-acid sequence MDQEILEALNKQLNQELRNAYFYLAMAAHFDHASLSGFAHYFKVQAREELEHAMKIYEYVNARGARVELQDVTVAKKEWNSVSEAVRDFYEAERANTQRIWNLVDLARRHGDKATEAFLQWFVNEQVEEEEQALDLLNKVEMIKDNVAALLALDKVLSERK
- a CDS encoding ZIP family metal transporter, which produces MGPVDLLVAGIQEITTSLVVQAFLAACIGFLLTVGGALPALVGIGVREKTLAYGMGFAAGTMISASFTSLLMPALEVGGVIPATAGFLVGALVVHIVNSLLPHEHVTRGYEGPEKLKRKLKVAWLIAFAMIIHNIPEGAAVGAAMVESTRGGVLLAIAIGIQNMPEGLATVLPLISLKRDLKQAIVLVMLSGVVEPVAAAGAAMLVTTFRGLLPYMLSFAAGAMMYVVSHEIIPETHEEGREIRFTAGLMVGLILMLVLDAYYG
- a CDS encoding ferritin-like domain-containing protein; protein product: MDIRELLELAQLEETYARELEKLAQSIKHPALRALLESIAKDSEKHALMYKAMTELIIKTQPFISEKEYGEIAEVMGKHIETEMKMLEKAKDILSSSGDPRIKLLVSAIVDDETRHHKLLLSIKGNIAEAETLTEELLWQMIWKESPWHGAPGG
- a CDS encoding family 1 encapsulin nanocompartment shell protein, with the translated sequence MSKNPLDLVPGKKLSREEVAEALRLSIIAELDAINLYLQLSRAVDDERFKKVFEDIAREEKTHVGEFLALLKHLDPEQVEELRKGEEEVKELAGVKAPGPGNGSTANSPSRNGGFEETVVREVKKLTGSARVLTKKLPTTLIGRGADSVSVERAGEKLERAIIPLCEISHRFIISQRAVDYSAKTGQHIEMPGAIGAALSLATEEDRAVTETLLREGKIRLPLGTWDDPGASVVDIAKAVSELVVRGFRRPYMLIINQARYVKLLAVSEKTGVTDLERIKMLVDEVVVFGGVPEDKALVISATPDVLDVVYGGDAEVDYLGPEDGYHAFRLWSTMAVRVRNPDGIVVMEVVRSGH